One Brachyspira pilosicoli P43/6/78 genomic window carries:
- a CDS encoding aspartate-semialdehyde dehydrogenase, with protein sequence MKKVNVCLLGASGAVGKEMLKILQERKFPVNELRLLGNKTAGQKVIFNNKEYTIEKPTKDSFKDMDITLVAVGSDESKKLSPLAAKAGSVVIDNSSAFRMDKNVPLVVPEVNPEDVKLHKGIIANPNCSTIIALVALAPLHKFAKIKRVIASTYQAVSGAGKEGMEELQQQVYDYAEQKKLNIKAFKYQILFNLIPQIDAFDSKTGYTKEELKMTNEGRKILHAPDLQVSCTCVRVPVLRSHSESITIETEKKLTAKKAKELLSKAKGVKVVDNPSQFKYPMPLDTTDQDNIFVGRIREDISAKNSLTFWCAGDQIRKGAATNAVQIAELVLPLLDKESKKEEAPKKRVCKPKKAAAKKEVKKTDK encoded by the coding sequence ATGAAAAAAGTAAATGTTTGTTTATTGGGTGCTTCTGGTGCCGTTGGTAAAGAGATGCTCAAGATATTGCAAGAGAGAAAATTTCCTGTTAATGAATTAAGATTATTAGGTAATAAGACAGCAGGTCAAAAGGTTATTTTTAATAATAAAGAATACACCATAGAAAAGCCTACTAAAGATTCTTTTAAAGATATGGATATTACTTTGGTTGCTGTAGGAAGCGATGAAAGTAAAAAGTTAAGTCCTTTGGCTGCAAAAGCTGGAAGCGTTGTTATTGATAACAGCAGTGCTTTTAGAATGGATAAAAATGTTCCTTTAGTAGTTCCAGAGGTTAACCCTGAAGATGTTAAGCTTCATAAAGGTATTATAGCTAACCCTAATTGCAGTACTATTATTGCTTTGGTGGCATTAGCTCCATTACATAAATTTGCTAAAATTAAAAGAGTAATAGCTTCTACATATCAGGCAGTATCTGGTGCTGGTAAAGAGGGTATGGAAGAACTTCAGCAGCAAGTTTATGATTATGCAGAGCAAAAAAAGTTAAATATTAAAGCTTTCAAATATCAAATATTATTTAACTTAATTCCTCAAATAGATGCATTTGACAGCAAAACAGGATACACTAAAGAAGAATTAAAAATGACTAATGAGGGCAGAAAAATATTACATGCTCCAGATTTACAAGTAAGCTGCACTTGTGTTAGAGTGCCTGTTTTAAGAAGCCACAGTGAATCTATAACAATAGAAACAGAAAAGAAATTAACAGCTAAAAAAGCTAAAGAATTATTATCAAAAGCTAAAGGTGTAAAAGTAGTAGACAATCCTTCACAATTTAAATATCCTATGCCTTTAGATACAACAGACCAAGATAATATATTTGTTGGAAGAATAAGAGAAGACATCAGTGCTAAAAACTCTTTAACTTTCTGGTGTGCAGGCGACCAAATAAGAAAAGGTGCTGCTACAAATGCTGTACAAATTGCTGAGTTGGTGTTGCCTTTATTAGATAAAGAATCTAAAAAAGAAGAAGCTCCAAAAAAGAGAGTTTGCAAGCCAAAAAAAGCTGCAGCAAAAAAAGAAGTAAAAAAGACTGATAAATAA
- a CDS encoding M28 family peptidase: MIKNIFAVLICMLLFSCNNVNALNNNLSSNNSQLYFDSKKAYDYVKAQTDLGPRVYGSEAHKNVREYFKKEISNMGYEVFSHKFEAPYIKGREGENIYAFLNGKTDKYIIIASHYDSRSVAEKDPVAENRNKPIDGANDGASSSGVLLELMNALKNYELDYSICFVLFDLEDDGNLFGVEGTSPIETDWIQGSIAFVNDNVVDKNKIKFGILLDMVGSSEALFKYENFAYTYYSDIYKNVWSNARYLGYEKFFVNDFYGGIIDDHTPFIFNNIPFIDVIDMSYKYHHTQNDTIDKIDINTLEAVGKTIEYTIVNTIK, from the coding sequence ATGATTAAAAATATTTTTGCCGTTTTAATTTGTATGCTTTTGTTTTCTTGCAATAATGTTAATGCTTTAAATAATAATTTATCTTCTAACAATTCCCAATTATATTTTGACTCTAAAAAGGCATATGATTATGTGAAAGCTCAAACAGATTTAGGACCTCGCGTTTATGGAAGTGAAGCACATAAAAATGTGAGAGAATATTTTAAAAAAGAAATTTCTAACATGGGATATGAAGTATTTAGTCATAAATTTGAAGCTCCATACATTAAAGGAAGAGAAGGCGAGAACATATATGCATTTTTAAATGGCAAAACAGATAAATATATTATAATAGCTAGTCATTATGACAGCAGAAGCGTTGCAGAAAAAGACCCTGTAGCAGAAAACAGAAATAAACCAATAGATGGTGCTAATGATGGGGCAAGCAGTTCTGGGGTTTTGCTTGAGCTTATGAATGCTTTGAAAAATTATGAGCTTGATTATAGTATATGTTTTGTATTGTTTGACCTTGAAGATGACGGCAATTTATTTGGTGTGGAAGGTACTTCACCTATTGAAACTGATTGGATACAGGGAAGCATTGCTTTTGTAAATGATAATGTAGTAGATAAAAATAAAATTAAGTTCGGCATACTTCTTGATATGGTTGGAAGCAGTGAGGCTTTATTTAAATACGAAAACTTTGCTTATACTTATTATTCTGATATTTATAAAAATGTATGGTCTAATGCTAGATATTTAGGTTATGAAAAGTTTTTTGTGAATGATTTTTACGGCGGCATAATAGATGACCATACTCCTTTTATTTTTAACAACATACCTTTTATAGATGTTATAGATATGAGCTATAAATATCATCATACTCAAAATGATACAATAGACAAAATAGATATTAATACTTTGGAAGCTGTTGGAAAAACTATAGAGTATACAATAGTTAATACTATTAAATAA
- a CDS encoding MATE family efflux transporter — translation MVNFFKSQSTEARRDLILHGSITNTLIMLSIPTLMMTLVQSMIPLMDGLFLNNVTNTIIASSVNFAEPIIMMMTALSQGLGVAAMAIVGQYNGLGDFKNAKRISTQIVVTGVLFGIAMGPTLYLVSILVSMNLHSGIKENVYQYLSLYSFVMPMTFLAALYNGIKNANGKPEATFIRSVILLLLKIVFNFVYVYFLHLEVVGSVLASFSTYAIVTAWMYYDLFIKEGDDRLSLKEFKFDSSILKELMIIGVPSMLTTFLSNLGFFLINSEVEKYGATVLNGQGIANNITAVCFNLPAAFGSAVTTMVSMNIGAKYADKAKKSCYTGMLLSAITAIVLIAIVVPLTPHMTILFTRNPEDLYVANGALPIFALGVLGFGITMVAQGALIGLGRTRVPLIISILRIWFLRFIFIIVTTKYLSYWSVFWGNLFSNTMAGVIAFIIITRIPWVSVINMQTQNIFMLRAKLFVDGLGARFFPKNIGKRKDYTLKLKNKIKNITDPIKLSKFEKREEERLKRMEEREERIREREEKRAKDVAEWKRQIEEIKQNREKMNEERRKYNEERKKEKEAKRQQISENVRLRREARHKLREERKIEKEKQIEERKNLKNNKNEEL, via the coding sequence ATGGTCAATTTTTTTAAGAGTCAATCTACAGAGGCAAGAAGGGATTTAATACTTCATGGCTCTATAACAAACACATTAATAATGCTTTCTATCCCTACATTGATGATGACTTTAGTACAATCAATGATACCTCTAATGGACGGACTTTTTCTTAATAATGTTACTAATACTATTATAGCAAGCAGTGTAAACTTTGCAGAGCCTATAATCATGATGATGACAGCATTATCTCAAGGTTTGGGTGTTGCTGCTATGGCTATAGTTGGTCAATATAATGGATTGGGCGACTTTAAAAATGCCAAAAGAATATCTACACAAATAGTAGTTACAGGTGTTTTATTTGGTATTGCTATGGGACCTACGCTATATTTGGTAAGCATACTTGTTTCTATGAATTTACATTCAGGCATTAAGGAAAATGTATATCAATATTTATCATTATACAGCTTTGTTATGCCTATGACTTTTTTGGCTGCTTTATATAATGGTATAAAAAATGCTAATGGTAAGCCTGAAGCTACTTTTATAAGAAGTGTTATATTGCTTTTATTAAAGATTGTTTTCAATTTTGTATATGTTTATTTTTTGCATTTAGAGGTAGTAGGAAGCGTATTAGCATCTTTTTCTACTTATGCTATAGTTACAGCTTGGATGTATTATGATTTATTTATAAAAGAAGGTGATGATAGATTATCTTTAAAAGAGTTTAAATTTGATTCAAGCATTTTAAAAGAACTTATGATAATAGGTGTTCCTTCAATGCTTACCACATTTTTAAGCAATTTAGGATTCTTCTTAATAAATAGCGAAGTTGAAAAATATGGTGCTACAGTGTTAAACGGTCAAGGTATAGCTAACAACATTACAGCAGTATGTTTTAATTTGCCTGCAGCATTTGGTTCTGCGGTTACTACAATGGTTAGTATGAATATAGGAGCTAAATATGCAGATAAGGCAAAAAAATCATGCTATACAGGAATGTTATTAAGTGCTATTACTGCAATTGTTCTTATAGCAATTGTAGTGCCTTTAACACCGCATATGACTATACTTTTTACAAGAAACCCAGAAGATTTATATGTTGCTAATGGGGCTTTGCCTATATTTGCTTTAGGAGTTTTAGGGTTTGGTATAACGATGGTGGCACAGGGTGCTTTGATAGGTCTTGGGCGTACGCGGGTGCCTCTCATAATAAGTATACTTAGGATATGGTTCTTGAGGTTTATATTTATAATAGTTACTACCAAATATTTATCATATTGGTCAGTATTTTGGGGTAATTTATTCTCAAACACTATGGCTGGTGTTATAGCATTCATTATTATCACTAGAATTCCTTGGGTATCTGTTATTAATATGCAGACACAGAATATATTTATGCTTAGGGCGAAATTATTTGTTGATGGGCTTGGGGCAAGGTTCTTCCCTAAAAATATTGGAAAAAGAAAAGATTATACATTAAAATTAAAAAATAAAATTAAAAATATTACAGACCCTATTAAATTATCAAAGTTTGAAAAAAGAGAAGAAGAAAGATTAAAAAGAATGGAAGAGCGTGAAGAGAGAATAAGAGAGAGAGAAGAAAAGAGGGCAAAAGATGTTGCTGAGTGGAAAAGACAGATTGAAGAGATAAAGCAAAATAGAGAGAAAATGAATGAAGAGCGCAGAAAATACAATGAAGAGAGAAAAAAAGAAAAAGAAGCTAAAAGACAGCAAATATCAGAAAATGTAAGATTAAGAAGAGAGGCAAGGCATAAGCTTAGAGAAGAGAGAAAAATTGAAAAAGAAAAACAAATTGAAGAGAGAAAAAATTTAAAGAATAATAAAAATGAAGAACTATAA
- the ispD gene encoding 2-C-methyl-D-erythritol 4-phosphate cytidylyltransferase: MKNYNTLILLIAGQSKRFGGKVKKQFIKVDNKPIFIHTLINILKFKFDNIVLVSSKDEINNIKKYIEKENAINNSNKKIMHYIEGGSERVYSVYNAIKYLNDNNIKTDYVFIHDGVRPLVTKKEILSLYNYILKNDAAILASKVTDTIKKVDDNKNITETIDRTYLYRAATPQAFNFNKYLKSINKYMKAKSKKLATDDAEIYSKYSGNVGIIECSSNNIKITNKEDLSIFKKLKGI; encoded by the coding sequence ATGAAGAACTATAATACATTAATTTTACTTATAGCAGGACAGTCAAAAAGATTTGGCGGAAAAGTTAAAAAGCAGTTTATTAAAGTTGATAATAAGCCTATATTTATACATACTCTAATCAATATACTAAAGTTTAAATTTGATAATATTGTTTTAGTAAGTTCAAAAGATGAAATAAATAATATAAAAAAGTATATAGAAAAAGAAAATGCTATAAATAACAGTAATAAGAAAATAATGCATTATATAGAAGGCGGAAGCGAGAGAGTTTATTCTGTTTATAATGCCATTAAATATTTAAATGATAATAATATAAAAACTGATTATGTATTTATTCATGACGGAGTAAGACCATTAGTAACAAAAAAAGAAATATTAAGTCTTTATAATTATATATTAAAAAATGATGCTGCAATATTAGCCTCTAAAGTAACAGATACTATAAAAAAAGTTGATGATAATAAAAATATTACAGAAACTATAGACAGAACTTATCTATACAGAGCAGCTACTCCTCAGGCTTTTAATTTTAATAAATACTTAAAATCTATAAATAAATATATGAAAGCCAAAAGCAAAAAGTTAGCAACAGATGATGCTGAAATATACAGTAAATATTCTGGCAATGTAGGCATTATAGAATGTTCTTCAAATAACATAAAAATAACAAATAAAGAAGATTTATCTATTTTTAAAAAACTAAAAGGTATATAA
- the bamA gene encoding outer membrane protein assembly factor BamA: MKFIKNRFIIFITILLTAFLFLRAAESDFDNLQTSQNIAVYEGLTIKDIIVTGEVRLTEDQIKNNFPIKKGSKFARAEINNAIKSLFNTESFDRVAIDVTREDDGIILNIVVAERFIIKDIIYNGNKRLSRTALNDAIKPIMRVGDPYIPQKLNDAVNAIITNYQDKGYLKAYVEPKVTEDKEASDVVIEMNIVEGNEVKVSSIRFHGNTHFSPNELKRQMSTKENGFLSLGKFNEFKFEEDKSKIVKYYADRGYYKAKVNNVQYTYQWRDPQVKNEQDLIIDIYITEGDKYYFGDIGFKGNFVIPSDVIQADIKSKKGALYNYTYHMSDYQGIQNKYSEKGYIFRQVIPVISVNEENKIVNIMYDIVENDKAHIENITIAGNTKTKDFVIQRYIDIKPGEVFNSAKIQRVQERLYNTQFFDNININVKPGSAEGLMELGLNVTDGKSAMVSGGGGFSTGSGFKVFASIRENNFLGRGLQLGLSGEFGQTQKRIAVNFAEPYLLNLPIYLGFDLSYFNESVNTGDQIGTDQFGLPKYSYYTRHGFEGIARVGYYFFDYYSTFLTFDTIVQQYQQWYDQGASAAGPDHVLNDIRKYLVHRINKKDGSFQRWQSDWFTTFIVSYSLLRDSRNDYLNPTKGSFLRGTVDFYFNHTQLMRLNATGFLAIPATKWLSFAFYGEIGQIVAIPGLPIQNDADVLYYLNPFEDVRGWDTSKYTIFKHNRGLSTYDLPNENGQKDSWSYGRAKVRFFAELRIPIIPKTLGFVGFLDAGQLWLPHSTGLNFDGDAYNYPSQFMDIKDIFDPSQYMYSVGFGLRLTIPIFNIRFYFAKRFVYNKEDIGFGKGFQDFEGDTYSPLGKWLGRGWGIAFTMNHPFY, translated from the coding sequence GTGAAATTTATAAAGAATCGTTTTATTATTTTTATTACTATACTTTTAACTGCTTTTTTATTTTTAAGGGCGGCTGAAAGTGATTTTGACAATTTACAAACTTCACAAAATATTGCAGTCTATGAAGGTCTTACTATTAAAGATATAATAGTTACAGGCGAAGTAAGACTTACTGAGGATCAGATAAAAAATAATTTCCCCATTAAAAAAGGAAGTAAATTTGCTAGAGCCGAAATTAATAATGCAATCAAAAGTTTATTTAATACAGAATCTTTTGATAGAGTTGCCATAGATGTTACTAGAGAAGATGACGGTATTATACTTAATATAGTGGTAGCAGAGAGATTCATTATTAAAGATATAATATACAATGGAAATAAGCGTTTAAGCAGAACAGCTTTAAATGATGCTATAAAACCAATAATGCGTGTGGGAGACCCTTATATACCTCAGAAGTTGAATGATGCTGTTAATGCTATAATTACAAACTATCAAGACAAAGGATATTTAAAGGCTTATGTTGAGCCTAAGGTTACAGAAGATAAAGAGGCTTCTGATGTTGTGATAGAGATGAATATTGTAGAGGGTAATGAGGTTAAGGTATCAAGCATTCGTTTTCATGGTAATACCCACTTCTCTCCTAATGAATTAAAAAGACAAATGTCTACAAAAGAAAATGGTTTCTTATCTTTGGGTAAGTTTAATGAGTTTAAGTTTGAAGAAGATAAGTCTAAAATAGTAAAGTATTATGCTGATAGAGGTTATTATAAGGCTAAGGTTAATAATGTTCAATATACTTATCAGTGGAGAGACCCTCAAGTAAAAAATGAGCAGGACTTGATTATAGATATTTATATAACAGAGGGTGATAAATATTATTTTGGAGATATTGGCTTTAAGGGTAATTTTGTTATACCTTCAGATGTTATACAGGCAGATATAAAATCAAAAAAAGGTGCTTTATATAATTATACTTATCATATGTCTGATTATCAGGGCATACAAAATAAATATTCTGAAAAGGGTTATATATTCAGACAAGTTATTCCTGTTATATCAGTTAATGAAGAAAATAAAATAGTTAATATAATGTATGATATAGTTGAAAACGATAAAGCACACATAGAAAATATTACAATAGCAGGAAACACTAAAACTAAAGACTTTGTTATACAGAGATATATTGATATAAAACCTGGTGAAGTATTCAACTCTGCTAAAATACAGCGTGTACAAGAGAGATTATATAATACGCAATTCTTTGACAATATTAATATTAACGTAAAACCTGGTTCTGCTGAAGGACTTATGGAGCTTGGACTTAATGTTACTGATGGTAAGTCTGCTATGGTGTCTGGAGGAGGCGGTTTTTCTACTGGTTCCGGATTTAAGGTATTTGCTTCCATTAGAGAAAATAACTTCTTAGGAAGAGGCTTACAATTAGGTTTAAGCGGTGAATTTGGTCAAACTCAAAAGAGAATAGCAGTTAACTTTGCAGAGCCTTATTTGCTTAATTTGCCTATATATTTGGGATTTGATTTATCTTACTTTAATGAAAGTGTTAATACAGGCGACCAGATAGGTACAGATCAATTTGGTCTTCCTAAATATTCTTATTATACAAGACATGGTTTTGAAGGTATTGCTAGAGTTGGTTATTATTTCTTTGACTACTATTCAACTTTCTTAACATTTGACACCATTGTACAGCAGTATCAGCAGTGGTATGACCAAGGTGCAAGTGCAGCAGGTCCAGACCACGTATTGAATGATATTAGAAAATATTTAGTTCATAGAATAAATAAAAAAGACGGAAGCTTCCAAAGATGGCAGAGTGATTGGTTTACTACTTTTATAGTGTCATACTCACTTCTTAGAGACAGCAGAAACGATTATCTTAACCCTACAAAGGGAAGTTTCTTAAGAGGTACAGTGGACTTCTACTTTAACCACACTCAATTAATGAGATTAAATGCTACAGGATTCTTAGCTATACCTGCTACAAAATGGTTATCATTTGCATTCTATGGAGAGATTGGTCAGATTGTTGCTATTCCTGGTCTTCCTATTCAAAACGATGCCGATGTACTTTATTATCTTAACCCATTTGAAGATGTTAGAGGTTGGGATACTTCTAAATATACTATATTTAAACATAATAGAGGCTTGAGTACTTATGACTTGCCAAATGAAAATGGTCAAAAAGATTCTTGGAGTTATGGTAGAGCTAAAGTAAGATTCTTTGCAGAGCTTCGTATACCTATTATACCTAAAACTTTGGGATTTGTTGGTTTTCTTGATGCTGGTCAATTATGGCTTCCTCATTCTACTGGTCTTAATTTTGACGGAGATGCTTATAATTATCCTTCACAGTTTATGGATATTAAAGATATATTTGATCCTTCACAATATATGTATTCTGTAGGTTTTGGTTTGAGACTTACTATACCTATATTTAATATTAGATTTTATTTTGCTAAAAGATTTGTTTATAATAAAGAGGATATTGGATTTGGTAAGGGCTTCCAAGACTTTGAGGGTGATACTTATTCTCCTCTTGGTAAGTGGCTTGGAAGAGGTTGGGGAATTGCCTTTACAATGAACCACCCATTCTATTAA
- a CDS encoding OmpH family outer membrane protein, which produces MKKYYIFALMFLSFLSLSIISPRVFTQSYRLTKVGYVDLDRVVKEVTKDEVFVENLKLKMEEQNNRDMAAETNNTEINTNPRDNSLRGQVKRQVASSLIGIVKKEGYTLILERTEYAILYADRNFDITDAVIKDVKESVMRK; this is translated from the coding sequence ATGAAAAAATATTATATTTTTGCTTTGATGTTTTTATCTTTTTTAAGTTTATCTATAATAAGCCCAAGAGTTTTTACTCAATCATATAGGCTTACTAAAGTTGGTTATGTTGATTTGGATAGGGTTGTAAAAGAAGTTACTAAAGACGAAGTTTTTGTTGAGAATTTAAAATTAAAAATGGAAGAGCAAAATAATAGAGACATGGCGGCAGAAACTAATAATACAGAAATAAATACTAACCCTAGAGATAATTCTTTGAGAGGACAAGTTAAAAGACAGGTTGCTTCATCACTTATTGGTATTGTAAAAAAAGAAGGATACACTTTAATACTTGAAAGAACAGAGTACGCTATCCTTTATGCAGATAGAAATTTTGATATTACAGATGCTGTTATTAAAGATGTAAAAGAATCTGTTATGAGAAAGTAA
- a CDS encoding pseudouridine synthase: MDNKTNKENVRLVKVILESGFASRRNCEKAIMSGRVRVNNQVILDPAYRVKESDSVSIDRNIIERQTKRYMALYKPLGVVSTTKYLPGRRIITEFFKGIKERLFYAGRLDSESRGIMIITNDGEFANIITHPSYEILKVYDVTVNGKIDSEALLKASAGITIKNVTYSPFKFKILSKGRVQSKIRLTINEGKNREIRKIFDYLGYKVIDLERISVGCVSKYDDISGTLEAGHIRDLTKKEIEFFFKQKDKKLKEIESLFSNNTIIDEEFNEEEFLKENEDKKEEKKQHDKSKWAKAKPKKKRLSPKKSTINKKMTAKKSSASVKEKKLKQVKKSVKKSLKKNSKSLSKRSK; the protein is encoded by the coding sequence ATGGACAATAAGACAAATAAAGAAAATGTAAGGCTTGTTAAAGTAATATTAGAATCTGGTTTTGCAAGCAGAAGAAATTGTGAGAAGGCTATAATGTCTGGAAGGGTGAGAGTAAACAATCAGGTGATATTAGACCCTGCTTATAGGGTTAAAGAAAGCGACTCTGTTTCAATAGATAGAAATATTATAGAAAGGCAAACTAAAAGGTATATGGCTTTATATAAACCTTTAGGCGTTGTAAGCACTACTAAATATTTGCCTGGAAGAAGAATTATTACAGAGTTTTTTAAGGGTATTAAAGAAAGGCTTTTTTATGCTGGAAGGCTTGACTCTGAATCACGCGGTATTATGATTATTACAAATGACGGTGAGTTTGCAAATATTATTACGCACCCATCTTATGAAATATTAAAAGTTTATGATGTTACTGTTAATGGCAAAATAGATTCTGAAGCTTTATTAAAGGCAAGTGCCGGCATTACTATAAAAAATGTTACTTATTCTCCATTTAAATTTAAAATTCTTTCAAAAGGAAGAGTGCAAAGTAAGATTCGCCTTACAATAAATGAAGGTAAAAACAGAGAGATAAGAAAGATATTTGATTATTTGGGTTATAAGGTAATTGATTTGGAGAGAATATCTGTAGGCTGTGTTAGTAAATATGATGATATATCTGGTACTTTAGAGGCTGGTCATATTAGAGATTTAACAAAAAAAGAGATAGAGTTTTTCTTTAAGCAAAAAGATAAAAAACTAAAAGAGATAGAATCTTTATTTTCTAATAATACTATTATTGATGAAGAGTTTAATGAAGAAGAGTTCTTAAAAGAAAATGAAGATAAAAAAGAAGAGAAAAAACAACATGATAAATCTAAATGGGCTAAAGCTAAGCCTAAGAAAAAAAGATTATCTCCTAAAAAATCTACTATTAACAAAAAAATGACTGCTAAAAAGAGTTCTGCTTCTGTTAAAGAAAAGAAATTAAAACAAGTAAAAAAATCTGTTAAAAAGTCATTAAAAAAGAATTCAAAATCTTTAAGTAAGAGAAGTAAATAA
- a CDS encoding leucine-rich repeat domain-containing protein: MFKKAIYLLIIFILVISCRRAVTRPTLDSLGSTPPEEPDSPIIDEKPEQPDPTPEPKPESEFIIVATDTEDIIQSKIQKYYEKNQKYLAFVEGTEADIKQNNTISKINSVINKNAYTEGISLDLSYTTMTEIADNSFYGNKYLYSVKLPDTLTSIGNNAFGSSEKLTEINFPSSLTKIGNGAFRSCISLIEADLKDTKITVLNDQVFNSCDNLSKIVFPDELLIIENSAFSYCISLEEITLPEKFQTIGTFVFAGCSKLKKVNFNNQIQSIYHYAFYQCTSLSSISLPSSLTQLGVVGIEIFPDCTSLSDVEYLGTNPEAINCLGNIFDNSMPNNLYLPYVEEPTDISIKDKWNKFLGYSWSGKIRYKTPMPVN, from the coding sequence ATGTTTAAGAAGGCAATATATTTACTTATAATATTTATTTTAGTCATATCTTGCAGAAGGGCTGTAACGCGTCCTACTCTAGATTCCTTGGGAAGTACTCCTCCAGAAGAACCAGATTCTCCTATTATTGATGAAAAACCAGAACAGCCAGACCCAACTCCAGAACCAAAACCTGAATCTGAGTTTATTATAGTAGCTACTGATACTGAAGATATAATACAAAGTAAGATTCAAAAATATTATGAAAAAAATCAGAAATATCTAGCTTTTGTTGAAGGTACTGAAGCAGACATAAAACAAAATAATACAATATCAAAAATTAATTCTGTTATAAATAAAAATGCTTATACTGAAGGAATATCATTAGATTTAAGCTACACTACAATGACAGAAATAGCTGACAATTCATTTTATGGAAATAAATATTTATATTCTGTAAAACTTCCAGATACTTTAACTAGTATAGGAAATAATGCTTTTGGAAGTTCTGAAAAGTTAACAGAAATTAATTTCCCTTCTTCTTTAACGAAAATAGGAAATGGTGCATTTAGAAGTTGTATTAGTTTGATAGAAGCTGATTTAAAAGATACAAAAATAACTGTATTAAATGATCAAGTTTTTAATAGCTGTGACAATTTAAGTAAAATAGTATTTCCTGATGAATTATTAATTATAGAGAATAGTGCTTTTAGTTATTGTATATCATTAGAAGAGATTACTTTACCAGAAAAATTCCAAACTATAGGAACATTTGTATTTGCTGGATGTAGTAAATTAAAAAAAGTTAATTTTAATAATCAAATTCAATCTATTTATCACTATGCTTTTTATCAATGTACTTCTCTTTCAAGTATATCTTTGCCAAGCAGTTTAACACAATTGGGAGTAGTAGGAATAGAGATATTTCCAGATTGTACTTCATTATCAGATGTTGAGTATTTAGGTACAAATCCTGAAGCTATAAATTGTTTAGGTAATATATTTGATAATTCTATGCCTAATAATTTATATTTACCTTATGTAGAAGAACCAACAGATATATCAATTAAAGATAAATGGAATAAATTTTTGGGTTATTCTTGGTCTGGCAAGATAAGATATAAAACCCCTATGCCTGTAAATTAA